From the genome of Lotus japonicus ecotype B-129 chromosome 6, LjGifu_v1.2, one region includes:
- the LOC130721889 gene encoding uncharacterized protein LOC130721889 isoform X1, with amino-acid sequence MTGRGKGGKGLGKGGAKRHRKVLRDNIQGITKPAIRRLARRGGVKRISGLIYEETRGVLKVFLENVIRDAVTYTEHAKRKTVTAMDVVYALKRQGRTLYGFGG; translated from the coding sequence ATGACCGGCCGAGGCAAGGGAGGAAAGGGATTGGGAAAGGGTGGCGCCAAACGTCATCGTAAGGTGCTGCGTGACAACATCCAGGGAATCACCAAGCCCGCCATCCGTCGTCTGGCTCGCCGTGGTGGAGTCAAGCGTATCTCCGGTCTCATCTACGAGGAGACCCGTGGTGTGCTCAAGGTGTTCCTTGAAAACGTCATCCGTGACGCCGTCACCTACACCGAGCACGCCAAGAGGAAGACCGTGACTGCCATGGACGTAGTCTACGCCCTCAAGCGTCAGGGACGTACCCTGTACGGTTTCGGAGGTTAA
- the LOC130725229 gene encoding LOW QUALITY PROTEIN: uncharacterized protein LOC130725229 (The sequence of the model RefSeq protein was modified relative to this genomic sequence to represent the inferred CDS: inserted 1 base in 1 codon) has translation MGVRKGCRYAPVASPGRRAPGNGRKCGKYATEVGLREWSPVLRAPFRIERGVRCDWRRHGHVARTLGYPSVCVTGRGGPSFQVKSRSEREREHVDGGSRGESRRQVFAVCAVDQVVRSYCRRGVPPKKPAKSAAASKKPRAKPAHPKTAEMVNSAIKSLKERGGSSLQAIKKYITANYKTDAEKLSPFIKKYIKGAVASGALVQTKGKGASGSFKLASKEKVEKVAAKPKAAAAAKPKAAAKPKAAPAKKPAAAKKTAAAKKXRPAKKAVAEKKPKAAAAPKKVKSPSKAKKATKAPAAKKPKAPKPKKAAAKPKAAPKKK, from the exons ATGGGTGTTCGCAAAGGTTGTCGCTACGCCCCCGTGGCGTCCCCCGGGCGCCGCGCGCCGGGGAACGGGCGTAAATGCGGAAAATACGCGACCGAGGTCGGGCTCAGGGAGTGGTCCCCTGTTTTGCGCGCCCCTTTTCGCATAGAGCGCGGCGTGCGCTGCGACTGGCGACGTCACGGCCACGTAGCCCGCACTCTCGGCTATCCGTCGGTATGTGTGACGGGTCGGGGCGGCCCGTCCTTTCAGGTGAAAAGTCGGTCGGAAAGGGAGCGCGAGCACGTCGACGGCGGCTCGCGGGGAGAGTCGCGGCGGCAGGTCTTCGCCGTCTGCGCGGTCGATCAGGTCGT CCGAAGCTACTGCCGTCGTGGCGTCCCCCCGAAGAAGCCCGCGAAGAGCGCGGCCGCCTCCAAGAAGCCCCGTGCCAAGCCCGCGCACCCCAAGACCGCCGAGATGGTCAACTCGGCCATCAAGAGCCTGAAGGAGAGGGGAGGCTCCAGCCTGCAGGCCATTAAGAAGTACATCACCGCCAACTACAAGACGGACGCGGAGAAGCTCTCCCCGTTCATCAAGAAGTACATCAAGGGCGCCGTCGCCAGCGGCGCACTCGTCCAGACCAAGGGCAAGGGTGCCTCCGGCTCCTTCAAGCTGGCCTCCAAGGAGAAGGTCGAGAAGGTCGCCGCCAAGCCCAAGGCTGCCGCTGCCGCCAAGCCCAAGGCTGCTGCGAAGCCTAAGGCCGCCCCTGCCAAGAAGCCCGCCGCCGCCAAGAAGACCGCTGCCGCCAAGA CCCGTCCAGCCAAGAAGGCCGTCGCCGAGAAGAAGCCCAAGGCGGCCGCCGCCCCTAAGAAGGTCAAGTCTCCTTCCAAGGCCAAGAAGGCCACCAAGGCGCCAGCAGCGAAGAAGCCTAAGGCCCCCAAGCCTAAAAAGGCTGCTGCCAAGCCCAAGGCTGCACCCAAGAAGAAGTGA
- the LOC130721887 gene encoding uncharacterized protein LOC130721887: protein MPPKTSGKAAKKAGKAQKNISKGDKKKKRKRKESYAIYIYKVLKQVHPDTGISSKAMSIMNSFVNDIFERIAAEASRLAHYNKRSTITSREIQTAVRLLLPGELAKHAVSEGTKAVTKYTSSK from the coding sequence ATGCCACCCAAAACGTCCGGAAAGGCCGCGAAAAAAGCGGGCAAGGCCCAGAAGAATATCTCCAAGGGagataagaagaagaagcgtaAGAGGAAGGAATCTTACGCCATCTACATTTACAAAGTGCTGAAACAAGTCCACCCCGACACCGGTATCTCCAGCAAGGCCATGTCCATCATGAACTCGTTCGTGAACGACATCTTCGAGAGGATCGCCGCCGAGGCCAGCCGTCTCGCCCACTACAACAAGAGGTCCACCATCACCTCTCGGGAGATCCAGACCGCTGTCCGTCTCCTCCTGCCCGGAGAATTGGCCAAGCACGCCGTCTCTGAAGGCACAAAGGCTGTGACCAAGTACACATCCTCCAAGTAA
- the LOC130721889 gene encoding uncharacterized protein LOC130721889 isoform X2 produces the protein MTGRGKGGKGLGKGGPAIRRLARRGGVKRISGLIYEETRGVLKVFLENVIRDAVTYTEHAKRKTVTAMDVVYALKRQGRTLYGFGG, from the exons ATGACCGGCCGAGGCAAGGGAGGAAAGGGATTGGGAAAGGGTGGC CCCGCCATCCGTCGTCTGGCTCGCCGTGGTGGAGTCAAGCGTATCTCCGGTCTCATCTACGAGGAGACCCGTGGTGTGCTCAAGGTGTTCCTTGAAAACGTCATCCGTGACGCCGTCACCTACACCGAGCACGCCAAGAGGAAGACCGTGACTGCCATGGACGTAGTCTACGCCCTCAAGCGTCAGGGACGTACCCTGTACGGTTTCGGAGGTTAA